The genomic stretch ACGAGCTCGCGCGGCGAGAACGGCTTGGCCATGTACCCGTCGGCGCCGACGGCCAGGCCGATCAGCAGATCGACCTCCTCGGCGCGGGCGGTCAGCATGAGGACGTAGCACTGCGTCTCGGCACGGATCTGCCGGCAGACCTCGGTGCCGTCGGCGTCCGGCAGACCCAGGTCGAGCACGATGAGGTCCGGCGCGTCGCGACGCACCTCCTCCAGGCAGGCCTGCCCGGAGACGGCTTCGCGGACGTCGAACCCGGCCCGCCGGAGCACGGTGGAGACGAGCTCGCGGATCTCGTCGGTGTCCTCCACCACGAGCACGGACTGTGCGGGCACGACCTCTCCTCCTCGCCTTCGCTGGTGCGGCGCGGCGGACAGGGTCCACCGTTCACCTGACCGGGTGATCGGCAGGGCGCAGCCGCAGCTTGAGCCGAGCGGCGCGGCGGGGTCTCACCCGTCCGGGTGAACGGCCCGCAGCTCGAGGGCCAGCGAGTCGATCGGCGGCGTGCGGCCGGACCGGACGGCGGTGAGCGCGAACCCTCGGTCGCCGGCCAGGCGCCGCACGGCGTCGGTGACCGCCCCCTCGGTGTCCTGGCTCATCAGCGAGCAGGCGACGAGCACGCGGCCGCCGGGTGCGAGGACCCTTCGTACGACGTCCCACTCCGGCGCCGGAGGGGTCCAGAAGGCGCGCACGTTGACCGAGCAGACCAGGTCGAAGGCGCCGTCGGGCAGATCGGCGTCGACGAGGCCGGACGCGAACAGCCGCACCCGGCCCGCGTCGACGGCGGCCCGGTTGCGGCGGGTGGCCGCCGCGACCATCGTGGCCGACCGGTCCACCGCGGTGAGGGTCCCGGCGGTCAGCCGCTCCGCCAGCAGGGACACGAGCACCCCGTGGCCGCAGCCGACCTCCAGGACGCGCGCGGTCGGTGCCGGATCGGCGACCTCGGCGGTCCACACCAGCCGTGACGACGCGGCCATCGGCCTAGTTGAGGTCGCGGGTGTTCTCCGGCAGCGAGCCGCCGCCCACGACGGCGGCCACCGCGTCCTGCAGGGCGGTCAGGGCGACCCGCTGGGTGTACGGGCCGGTGGACACCCGGGCGACGCCGAGCTC from Blastococcus sp. PRF04-17 encodes the following:
- a CDS encoding class I SAM-dependent methyltransferase; protein product: MAASSRLVWTAEVADPAPTARVLEVGCGHGVLVSLLAERLTAGTLTAVDRSATMVAAATRRNRAAVDAGRVRLFASGLVDADLPDGAFDLVCSVNVRAFWTPPAPEWDVVRRVLAPGGRVLVACSLMSQDTEGAVTDAVRRLAGDRGFALTAVRSGRTPPIDSLALELRAVHPDG